Part of the Sinorhizobium terangae genome is shown below.
GCCCATGTTTCAGCGATCCTGCTGAAGCTTAACGTCGACAGCCGCACGCAGGCCGTCATCCAGTTGTCGAAGATAGGTACGGTGGCAGCTGCCTGATTTGGCGCTTCGTCGGTAAAGTCCCGGAAAATGTGAGCGGGTCTCCGCCCTTCATCCGGCTGCCGGCCACTTTCTCCCCCCGCGCGGGGCGAAGGAGACTCGCGGCACCCGCCGAACCTCCAAGTCCCCTCTCCTCGCTTGCGGGGAGAGTGTTAGGGTGAGGGGCAATTGCACACGGTTTGTTCGGCCAAATAGCGCCGCTGTTCCGCAGCCGCCTTCCCCGCAATGGAGAGCTGGGTCAACCATGCGCGCATGGCTGCCGGACGGACAGGCTTGTTTTGCAAGGCGACCCCGTCGCGCTCGGCGGCGCCGCGCACCTCCGGTGAGCGGTCGGCGGTCACCAGCAGGGCCGGAATGTTTTCCTCCCAAAGCGCGCGGATGCGGTCAATCGCTTCGATGCCGGTGCCATCGTCGAGGTGATAGTCGGCGATGATCGCATCGGGTCTCTTCGCTTGGTGGCCGGGGCCCATTTCCGAGCAGCCGGCAAGCGATTCCACCGTGGTGACGTTGCAGCCCCAGCCGCCGAGCAGCACTGCCATGCCGTCGAGAATCTTCGGCTCATTGTCGATGCAGATGACGCTCAAGGCCGTCAGGGCGTCATTCGCCTTCGCGGCCGCGGCATCTCGCGGTTTGGCGCGTTCGCTGACGCTTGCCTCGAGCGGCACCGTGACCTTGAAGCCTGTGCCTTTGCCATGCTTCGACTGAAGGCTGACCGGGTGGTTGAGGACGCGCGAGATGCGGTCGACGATCGAGAGGCCGAGCCCGAGACCGGCCGCCGTCCGCGCGCCTTCATCGAGGCGTGCGAACTCCTTGAACACGGTGCGGAATTTCGAGGGCGGAATGCCGATACCGGAATCAAGCACCTCGATCGTCGCGGCCCGTCCGCGCCGACGCACGCCGACGAGCACCTTGCCCTTCAGCGTGTATTTGACGGCGTTCGAGACCAGGTTCTGGACCACTCGCCGCAAGAGGTTCGGATCGCTGCGCACGACAAGGGATGTCGGCATGACGATGAGTTCGAGACCCTTCGCCCGCGCCATCGGAGCAAAATCCGTCTCGATGCGCCGCAGCAATTCGTTGAGCGGCACCGATTGCAGGCGCGGCTTCATAGCCCCGGTGTCGAGCCTGGAAATATCGAGCACCGCACCGAGAATGGCTTCTACCGATTCCAGCGAGGAATCGATGTTCTGAACGAGCGTGCTGTTGTCGGAATCACCGAGGCGCTCGACGAGCGACGAAGAATAGAGCCGCGCAGCGTTCAATGGCTGCAGAATGTCGTGTCCGGCGGCAGCGAAGAAACGGGTCTTGCCGATGTTGGCTTCCTCGGCTGCCGCCCGCGCTTCGGCGAGTTCCCGGTTGACCCGTGTCAGTTCTCCCGTCCGTTCGGTGACGCGCAGTTCCAACGTCTCGTTGGCTTGTTTCAGAGCCATGTCGGCGGCGACGCGCTGCGTGATGTCTGTATAGGTGGTGACGATGCCTTTGTCCGGCATAGCGTTGGTTCTGACTTCTATGATGCGCTCGCCATTCGCAAGCTCGAGCAGGAAGGGCTTGTCGAGCGTCAGGAAATTGGCGATCAGCGCCTTTTCCTGATCCTTGCGGATATCGCCGCGTCTCGTCAGGATCTCGACGATATCGGAGAGCGGGAAGCCGACCTGACCTGCGGCCTCCGGCAAATCGAGCAATTGCCTGAAACGGCGGTTCCAGATGATCAGGTTGTTGGCATTGTCGAAGACGGCGATGCCCTGATCCATTTGCGAGAGCGCCGTTTGCAGCATGTCCTGGTTATACTGCAGGGCCTCGCTCGCCTGATCGAGCAGCCAGGCCGTATCCGAGGAGGCATCGTCCATCCGCTGCAGCACGAGCGAAAGCACGAGGCGGGCCGAGGATGAACCGATGGCGCTGCCGAGCAGTTGTTCCGAGAAATGAATGAGTGCCATGTCGGCCGAGGCGTTCTCGTCGAGCCAACGGCCGGACTGCTGCTCATAGGTGTGGAAGGAGCGCTGCATGCGTTCCTCGCCCATGTAGCGGGCGATCGTCGTCTTGAGGTCGCGCACGGTCACCTTGGTCTTGCGCCCGCGGAATGTTCCTTCCGTGCGCGAACGGCGGGTGATGAACACGCCGGCCTGGAAGCGCTCCAAGGGCTTTGGCGCCCGGGTCAGCGAGGCAAGCACGTAGGCCGTGCTGTTGACGAAAAGGCTGAGCGCCGTGGCATTGACCAGGGGGTCGGCATCCGGCCCCGAAAAGAGATCGGTGAACGGCAGAAGGAAGCTCAGCACCGTCGCCGCGACGTGGGAATTGTCAGGTCCGCCAAGGCTTGGCAGGAACAGGAGATAAGCCCAGACGAGAAAACCGCAGACCATTCCGGTGATCGCCCCGCGGGCATTGGCCTGCCGCCAGACGAGGCCGCCGAGGAGCGCAGGCGCCATCTGCGATACGGCAACGAAGGAGAGAAGCCCAAGCGAAGCGAGGCCAGCACTGATATCGGCCGAGCGATAATAGGCATAGCCGAGCAGAAGGACGACGAAGATCGCCGTGCGGCGAATGTTGAGCAGCGTCCCCGCCATGTCCTCCTGGAGTCCGCCGCGCAAGCCGAGGCGCCGGCGCAGGAACACCGGCATGACGATATCGTTGGAAATCATGATCGACAGCGCCACCGAAGCGACGATGACCATGGCGGTTGCCGCGGAAAAGCCGCCGATGAATGTCGTCAGCGAAAGGAGGGGGACCTCGCCGGCAAGCGGCAGCTTCAACAGGTAGAGGTCCGCGTCGCCGGAGCCCGAGAAGGTCAGGATGCCTGCGATGGCGATCGGCAGCACGAAGAGGTTGATTGCGATGAGATAAAGCGGAAAGAGAACGCCCGCGGTGCGCAATTCGGTTTCGGTCCGGTTCTCGACCACGGTGACGTGGAACTGCCGCGGCAGTATGATGATGGCGAAGGCCGAGAGCACGATCAGCAGGATCCATCGCGCCGGCGGCGTGCGGTATTCGAGGGCGGCGAGGACCGCAGGACTTTGCTGGGCTTGCGCCCACAGATTCGCGGGGCCATCGAACAGGACGAAGACGACGTAGACGCCGATCGTGAGCATCGCCACGAGCTTCACGACCGATTCCATGGAGATCGCGAGGATGAGACCGTCCTGATGCTCGGTCGCATCGGTATGGCGCGTGCCGAAGACGATCGCGAAGCAGGCGAGGAAAAGTGTGACGAGCAGCGGTAGATCGATGAAGGTCTGCCCTGCACCAATGCCATAATGGCTCGTGTCGATCATCGCCGCGACCGAGCTCGAAACCGCCTTGAGCTGGAGGGCGATATAGGGAATGGCCCCAACCAGTGAAATGAACGCAACGATCGCGGCAACCGCCGGGTTCTTGCCGTAGCGCGCAGCCATGAAATCGGCGACGGATGTGAGCTTTTCGGTCTTGGCGAGTTGGATGATGCGGCGGACTAGCGGCATGCCGAGCGTGAACATCAGGATCGGCCCGATATAGATGCCGGTGAACTCGAGCCCGCGTTCGGCCGCCAGTCCCACGCCGCCGAAATAGGTCCAGGATGTGCAATAGATCGCGAGGCTGAGCGCATAGACCAGCGGCCTGCCCTTGCTGGCAGCGTTGTTTCTCCTGGCTCGCCGGTCGCCATAACTTGCGACTGCGAAGAGCAGCAGCAGATAGGCGAAGGCCGAGGCAAAAATAACAGAAGCCGAAAGCATGCCTCACTCCTCCGAAAGTCAGCATAGGGCAAGTCCAGCGGGTTGAGAATTGCCTGGCCTATGCGTCTTAAGTCCAAGAATGCGGGCGTTCTCTTGGCCGGGTTTGATCCGACTTGATCAAATGCAAAGAACGGTTCCCACCGGGCGACCTTTGGTCTAGATTCCAAACCAGCGGTTGCCGCTTAGGACAGATGCGGTTGCCGTTCTTAAACGGGGACTACACGGAGAGACGCATGCTGAACGAATTCAAGGAGTTTATTGCCCGCGGCAACGTCATGGATCTTGCGGTTGGCGTGATCATTGGCGCCGCCTTCAGTAAGATCGTCGATTCGGTCGTCAACGATCTCGTAATGCCGATCGTCGGCGCCATCACCGGCGGCGGCTTCGACTTCTCCAATTATTTCATTCCGCTTTCCGCGAACGTCACCGCGCCCTCGCTTGCGGCGGCTCGTCAGCAGGGCGCCGTCTTTGCCTATGGCAACTTCATCACCGTGCTCATCAATTTCCTGATCCTTGCCTGGATCATCTTCCTGATGATCAAGGTCGTGAACCGGATACGTGCTTCGGTCGAAACGAAAAAGGAAGCGGCGCCCGCGGCTCCGCCGCCGCAGGATATCCTGCTTCTTTCCGAGATTCGCGATCTATTGAAACAGCGCGCCTGATCGCCTCACGGCGATTGCGGCTTCGATCTCGCTGGCCGGTAAAAACATCCAGGGATTCAAAGTGCTACAGCGTCCCTTGTGCGTCTGAAAAGACGCACGGCGCTGTAGGTGCCGCGAAACATCACAAAAATCGATAAACCAGTCAGATAATGTCGCGTGATCGTCCGCGCAAAAGCGTCTAGAAGCTGCGGGCTGTAGCACATTGAATTGCTGCACGATTTTGTCATGCAGCAGGAGCCCCCACATGACGATCATGAACACTCTCAGCCCCCGGTCTCTTTCGGCCCCCGAAAGCGGCATCGTCGAGGTTGTGAATTATGCGCGCGGTCGGGAAGGCGTGATTCCGCTCTGGGTGGGCGAGGGGGACCTTGCCACGCCGGACTTCATCAGCCGGGCGGCGGCCGAAGCGCTTGTGGCCGGCGAGACCTTCTACACCTGGCAGCGTGGCATCCCGCCGCTTCGCGAAGCGCTGGTGCACTACTATCAGCGCCGGTTCCAGAAGACGCTGTCTCCGGAACATTTTTATGTCACGGGATCGGGGATGCAGGCGATCAAGCTCGCGATCGAGGCGGTGACGTCGCCC
Proteins encoded:
- a CDS encoding PAS domain-containing hybrid sensor histidine kinase/response regulator, with product MLSASVIFASAFAYLLLLFAVASYGDRRARRNNAASKGRPLVYALSLAIYCTSWTYFGGVGLAAERGLEFTGIYIGPILMFTLGMPLVRRIIQLAKTEKLTSVADFMAARYGKNPAVAAIVAFISLVGAIPYIALQLKAVSSSVAAMIDTSHYGIGAGQTFIDLPLLVTLFLACFAIVFGTRHTDATEHQDGLILAISMESVVKLVAMLTIGVYVVFVLFDGPANLWAQAQQSPAVLAALEYRTPPARWILLIVLSAFAIIILPRQFHVTVVENRTETELRTAGVLFPLYLIAINLFVLPIAIAGILTFSGSGDADLYLLKLPLAGEVPLLSLTTFIGGFSAATAMVIVASVALSIMISNDIVMPVFLRRRLGLRGGLQEDMAGTLLNIRRTAIFVVLLLGYAYYRSADISAGLASLGLLSFVAVSQMAPALLGGLVWRQANARGAITGMVCGFLVWAYLLFLPSLGGPDNSHVAATVLSFLLPFTDLFSGPDADPLVNATALSLFVNSTAYVLASLTRAPKPLERFQAGVFITRRSRTEGTFRGRKTKVTVRDLKTTIARYMGEERMQRSFHTYEQQSGRWLDENASADMALIHFSEQLLGSAIGSSSARLVLSLVLQRMDDASSDTAWLLDQASEALQYNQDMLQTALSQMDQGIAVFDNANNLIIWNRRFRQLLDLPEAAGQVGFPLSDIVEILTRRGDIRKDQEKALIANFLTLDKPFLLELANGERIIEVRTNAMPDKGIVTTYTDITQRVAADMALKQANETLELRVTERTGELTRVNRELAEARAAAEEANIGKTRFFAAAGHDILQPLNAARLYSSSLVERLGDSDNSTLVQNIDSSLESVEAILGAVLDISRLDTGAMKPRLQSVPLNELLRRIETDFAPMARAKGLELIVMPTSLVVRSDPNLLRRVVQNLVSNAVKYTLKGKVLVGVRRRGRAATIEVLDSGIGIPPSKFRTVFKEFARLDEGARTAAGLGLGLSIVDRISRVLNHPVSLQSKHGKGTGFKVTVPLEASVSERAKPRDAAAAKANDALTALSVICIDNEPKILDGMAVLLGGWGCNVTTVESLAGCSEMGPGHQAKRPDAIIADYHLDDGTGIEAIDRIRALWEENIPALLVTADRSPEVRGAAERDGVALQNKPVRPAAMRAWLTQLSIAGKAAAEQRRYLAEQTVCNCPSP
- the mscL gene encoding large conductance mechanosensitive channel protein MscL produces the protein MLNEFKEFIARGNVMDLAVGVIIGAAFSKIVDSVVNDLVMPIVGAITGGGFDFSNYFIPLSANVTAPSLAAARQQGAVFAYGNFITVLINFLILAWIIFLMIKVVNRIRASVETKKEAAPAAPPPQDILLLSEIRDLLKQRA